In a single window of the Pseudomonas sp. B21-015 genome:
- a CDS encoding DUF2242 domain-containing protein, with the protein MFKSIPMRVVGLALVLAAAAGCSSKKAAVYEHENFDDSGTFSRSYPVTDAQTCEAARRALLSQGYIITSSDPKLISGHKSFQQTGETHMEISFNVVCADDGSEGHHATMFANALQDRYALKKTNNSASLGVGVLGSVSMPIGSSDDSMVKVASETVSSAKFYERFFALVELFLPPEAKKAAHIIEKPKTELGVPEAKAAPAQLAPTPTPAAEPAPAVAPAPAPAEAAPATSEPVVPPAETAPITPAASSEPTSSAEAVTPAADSSTLPAPTEPISALPVSSQ; encoded by the coding sequence ATGTTTAAATCAATTCCCATGCGTGTTGTCGGGCTGGCCTTGGTGCTGGCCGCCGCTGCCGGTTGTTCGTCGAAGAAAGCCGCCGTCTATGAGCATGAGAACTTCGACGACTCCGGGACGTTTTCGCGCAGCTACCCGGTGACCGATGCACAAACCTGCGAAGCCGCCCGTCGGGCTTTGCTCAGCCAGGGTTACATCATCACCAGCAGTGATCCGAAACTGATCAGTGGGCACAAGAGCTTCCAGCAGACCGGCGAGACCCATATGGAGATCAGTTTCAATGTGGTCTGTGCCGATGACGGCAGCGAGGGGCATCATGCGACCATGTTCGCCAACGCCCTGCAGGACCGCTATGCGCTGAAAAAGACCAACAACTCCGCCAGCCTCGGCGTCGGCGTGTTGGGCTCGGTATCGATGCCGATCGGCTCGTCCGACGACTCGATGGTCAAGGTCGCCAGCGAAACCGTGTCTTCGGCCAAGTTCTACGAGCGCTTCTTTGCCCTGGTCGAATTGTTCCTGCCGCCTGAAGCGAAGAAGGCCGCGCACATCATCGAGAAGCCGAAAACCGAACTGGGGGTGCCTGAAGCCAAGGCTGCACCGGCTCAGTTGGCGCCGACCCCGACCCCGGCGGCAGAACCTGCTCCGGCAGTCGCACCAGCTCCTGCACCTGCCGAAGCCGCTCCAGCCACTTCGGAGCCTGTTGTGCCGCCTGCTGAAACGGCGCCAATTACTCCGGCCGCGAGCAGTGAGCCGACTTCATCCGCGGAAGCGGTCACGCCAGCGGCGGATTCAAGCACGCTGCCGGCGCCGACCGAGCCGATTTCGGCGCTGCCTGTCTCCAGCCAGTAA
- a CDS encoding AraC family transcriptional regulator, which yields MKPQPMRLGDLSVGFVHSLADAVRSHGLDPQPLLEQYGLDAARLAEAGARLSIPRYMRLGHGAIQLTDDPALGLRMGQLSRLSQAGLAGVTAAQAPTVREAARCLIRFEALYGSNYRGQSSFHEDAQGAWLRFYSISPYNAYNRFVVDSIIAGWLQQLSSVSPAPLRAERIEIEFQAPDYREAYAVLGDCPVQFGAEQNQLRLSLDSLAQRNPEHCPSTWRHLLQLCERELEQLTRTRSLRERITQLLGPLLNGGREPDLEEVAARLKLPTWTLRRKLAEEGTQFRAILNDTRRDLAMTYIRDTELAFGEIAYLLGFASAEAFQRAFKRWNGQTPGEFRRSHRQSA from the coding sequence ATGAAACCGCAGCCGATGCGCCTCGGGGATCTGTCGGTGGGCTTCGTCCATAGCCTGGCCGACGCCGTGCGCAGCCATGGCCTGGACCCACAACCGCTGCTCGAACAGTACGGCCTCGACGCCGCGCGACTGGCCGAAGCCGGTGCACGCCTCTCGATCCCGCGCTACATGCGCCTGGGCCACGGCGCCATTCAACTGACCGACGACCCGGCACTGGGTTTGCGCATGGGCCAGCTCAGTCGCCTGAGCCAGGCCGGACTGGCCGGCGTCACCGCCGCCCAGGCACCCACCGTGCGCGAAGCGGCGCGCTGCCTGATTCGCTTCGAAGCGCTGTACGGCTCCAACTATCGCGGCCAGTCGAGCTTTCATGAAGACGCTCAAGGCGCCTGGCTGCGTTTCTATTCCATCAGCCCCTACAACGCCTACAACCGCTTCGTGGTGGACTCGATCATCGCAGGCTGGTTGCAGCAATTGTCCAGCGTAAGCCCTGCCCCGCTACGCGCCGAACGGATCGAGATCGAGTTCCAGGCGCCGGATTACCGTGAGGCCTATGCCGTGCTGGGGGATTGTCCGGTTCAGTTTGGCGCCGAACAGAATCAGCTGCGCCTGAGCCTGGACAGCCTCGCTCAGCGCAACCCGGAGCACTGCCCGAGCACCTGGCGGCACCTGCTGCAACTGTGTGAACGGGAACTGGAGCAACTGACACGCACCCGCAGCCTGCGTGAACGTATCACTCAGTTACTGGGGCCGTTGCTCAATGGCGGCCGGGAACCCGACCTGGAAGAAGTCGCGGCACGCCTGAAGCTGCCAACCTGGACCTTGCGCCGCAAACTTGCCGAGGAAGGCACGCAATTTCGCGCAATCCTCAACGACACACGCCGCGACCTGGCCATGACCTACATTCGCGACACTGAACTGGCGTTCGGCGAAATCGCCTACCTGCTGGGGTTTGCCTCAGCCGAAGCCTTTCAACGGGCCTTCAAACGCTGGAACGGCCAGACCCCCGGCGAGTTTCGCCGCAGTCATCGCCAATCCGCGTAA
- a CDS encoding carbon-nitrogen hydrolase family protein: MRKLLYLTLSMALIAALTTYAMWAADRPVGHYLSDLRINLAVDQGTPADRGNLLGIQPELFPTDYQSPERLHRKLAAYLQKAQDQGLLNEKTIVVLPEHIGTWLMVSGEKDELYQATTLKEAMNWLAVSNPLQFIRALIGAEGASRLDDAHLRMKAKGMAKDYQALFGGLAKEFHVTLVAGSIVLPEPSVSDGVLHIGHGALYNSSMVFGRDGLPIGQPQRQVHPTFAKRDTLEANSDPTINVIDTPAGRLGVLIGSDSWYPDNYRKLDDQGAQLVAVPAFVVGRGVWDQPWRGFKGQPSPSSVSLKAGEVSEGQAWHRLTLIAQPSGSQAIAGMSVFLRGQFWDKGSAGQSFLSSNGQQFADGDARGARLLNLWL, from the coding sequence ATGCGCAAACTTTTGTACCTGACCCTCTCCATGGCGTTGATCGCCGCCCTCACGACCTACGCCATGTGGGCCGCGGACCGTCCGGTGGGTCATTACCTGTCAGACTTGCGCATCAATCTTGCGGTCGATCAGGGTACCCCCGCCGATCGTGGCAACTTGCTGGGCATCCAGCCCGAGCTGTTCCCCACCGACTATCAAAGCCCCGAGCGCCTGCATCGCAAGCTCGCGGCCTATTTGCAGAAAGCCCAGGACCAGGGCCTGCTCAATGAAAAAACCATCGTCGTGCTGCCCGAACATATCGGTACCTGGCTGATGGTCAGCGGCGAGAAAGACGAGCTGTACCAGGCCACCACGCTCAAGGAAGCCATGAACTGGCTGGCGGTGAGCAACCCGTTGCAGTTCATCCGCGCCCTGATCGGCGCCGAGGGCGCCAGCCGTCTCGATGACGCGCACTTGCGAATGAAAGCCAAGGGCATGGCCAAGGATTACCAGGCGCTGTTCGGGGGTCTGGCGAAAGAATTCCACGTGACCCTGGTGGCCGGCTCCATCGTGTTACCCGAGCCGAGTGTCAGCGACGGCGTCCTGCACATCGGCCACGGCGCGCTGTACAACAGCAGCATGGTGTTCGGTCGCGATGGCCTGCCGATCGGCCAACCCCAGCGGCAAGTACACCCCACTTTCGCCAAGCGCGACACGCTCGAAGCCAATTCCGATCCTACGATCAACGTCATCGACACCCCGGCCGGGCGCCTGGGCGTGTTGATCGGCAGCGACAGCTGGTACCCCGACAACTACCGCAAACTCGACGATCAGGGCGCGCAATTGGTGGCGGTCCCGGCGTTCGTCGTCGGGCGCGGGGTCTGGGATCAACCGTGGCGCGGCTTTAAGGGCCAACCCTCGCCGAGTTCTGTCAGCCTCAAGGCCGGCGAAGTCAGTGAAGGTCAGGCCTGGCATCGGCTGACACTGATTGCCCAACCGTCCGGCAGCCAGGCCATCGCCGGCATGAGCGTGTTCCTGCGCGGCCAGTTCTGGGACAAGGGCAGCGCCGGTCAAAGCTTCCTCAGCAGCAACGGGCAACAATTCGCCGACGGCGATGCCCGGGGCGCGCGTTTGCTGAACCTCTGGCTGTAA
- a CDS encoding SurA N-terminal domain-containing protein produces MLQNIRDNSQGWIAKTIIGVIVALMALTGFDAIFRATTHSNEAAKVNGEEISQNELSQAVDMQRRQLIQQLGKDFDASLLDEKMLRESALKGLIDRKLLLQGAEKSKFAFSEAALDQVILQTPEFQVSGKFSAERFDQVIRQLGYSRLQFRQMLAQEMLIGQLRAGLAGSGFVTDAQVLAFARLEKQTRDFATLNVKADPAAVKLTDDEVKAYYDEHAKEFMTPDQVVIDYLELKKASFFDQVSVKDEDLQAAYQKETANLSEQRRAAHILIEVNDKVTEAQAKAKIEEVQARLAKGEKFEVLAKEFSQDPGSANNGGDLGFAGPGVYDPVFEKALYSLAKDQVSEPVRTDFGFHLIKLLGVEAPEVPTFASLKDKLTRELKTQQVEQRFVEATKQLEDSSFEASDLAQPAQDLKLTVHTSAPFGREGGEGVAANRAVVTAAFSPEVLDEGANSTAIELDPETVIVLRAKEHRKPEQLPLESVAASIRVQLTKEHASAAAKTKADQLVASLRDGKTALDKAIDGQSWKVTAAATRAQEGTDPTVLQALFRMPKPASKDKPTFSSVTLADGSLVIVRLNGVNEAAAPTEEEKVQYRRFLASRIGQQDFAAYRKLLEREAEIKRF; encoded by the coding sequence ATGCTGCAGAATATCAGGGACAATTCACAAGGCTGGATTGCCAAGACCATTATCGGGGTCATCGTTGCACTGATGGCTTTGACCGGTTTCGACGCCATTTTTCGGGCCACGACGCACAGCAATGAGGCGGCCAAGGTCAATGGCGAAGAAATCAGCCAGAACGAGCTGAGCCAGGCGGTCGATATGCAACGCCGTCAGCTCATACAACAGCTGGGCAAGGATTTCGATGCTTCCTTGCTCGACGAAAAAATGCTGCGCGAATCGGCCCTCAAGGGCCTGATCGATCGCAAACTGCTGCTGCAAGGCGCAGAAAAATCGAAATTCGCTTTCTCCGAAGCCGCTTTGGATCAGGTGATCCTGCAAACGCCTGAATTCCAGGTGAGTGGCAAGTTCAGCGCCGAGCGTTTCGACCAGGTGATCCGTCAACTGGGCTACAGCCGTCTGCAATTCCGTCAGATGCTGGCTCAGGAAATGCTGATCGGTCAGTTGCGTGCTGGCCTGGCCGGTAGCGGTTTCGTCACCGATGCACAGGTTCTGGCCTTCGCCCGTCTGGAAAAACAGACCCGCGATTTCGCCACCCTGAACGTCAAGGCAGATCCTGCGGCTGTGAAGCTGACCGACGATGAGGTCAAGGCCTACTACGACGAACACGCCAAGGAATTCATGACGCCTGATCAGGTGGTCATCGATTACCTCGAATTGAAAAAGGCTTCCTTCTTCGATCAGGTCAGCGTCAAGGACGAAGACTTGCAGGCGGCGTATCAGAAAGAAACCGCAAACCTGTCCGAGCAACGCCGGGCTGCGCACATTCTGATCGAAGTGAACGACAAGGTGACCGAAGCACAAGCCAAGGCCAAGATCGAAGAGGTGCAGGCGCGTCTGGCTAAAGGCGAGAAGTTTGAAGTCCTGGCCAAGGAGTTCTCCCAGGATCCAGGCTCGGCGAACAATGGTGGTGACCTCGGTTTCGCGGGGCCAGGCGTCTACGATCCAGTGTTTGAAAAAGCCCTGTATTCGTTGGCCAAGGATCAGGTGTCGGAGCCGGTTCGCACTGACTTCGGTTTCCACCTGATCAAGCTGTTGGGTGTTGAAGCGCCTGAGGTGCCAACGTTCGCCAGCCTGAAAGACAAGCTGACCCGCGAGCTGAAAACCCAGCAGGTCGAGCAGCGTTTCGTCGAGGCGACCAAGCAATTGGAAGACTCCTCGTTCGAAGCGTCCGATCTGGCCCAGCCGGCACAGGACCTGAAGCTGACCGTCCACACTTCCGCGCCATTCGGCCGGGAAGGTGGCGAAGGTGTTGCGGCCAACCGTGCCGTGGTGACCGCTGCATTCAGTCCTGAAGTGCTGGATGAGGGTGCCAACAGCACCGCCATCGAGTTGGACCCGGAAACCGTGATCGTGCTGCGCGCCAAGGAGCACCGCAAGCCTGAGCAACTGCCGCTGGAAAGCGTGGCTGCCAGCATTCGCGTGCAATTGACCAAGGAGCACGCCAGTGCTGCCGCCAAGACCAAGGCCGATCAACTGGTTGCCAGCCTGCGCGATGGCAAGACTGCGCTGGACAAGGCGATTGACGGTCAGAGCTGGAAAGTCACCGCAGCAGCCACTCGCGCTCAGGAAGGGACCGACCCAACCGTGCTGCAAGCGCTGTTTCGCATGCCCAAGCCAGCCTCCAAAGACAAGCCGACCTTCAGCAGCGTGACCCTGGCCGATGGTAGCCTGGTGATTGTGCGTCTGAACGGCGTGAACGAAGCCGCGGCGCCGACCGAGGAAGAGAAGGTTCAATACCGTCGCTTCCTCGCCTCGCGCATTGGCCAGCAAGACTTTGCGGCCTACCGCAAACTGCTGGAACGCGAGGCTGAGATCAAGCGTTTCTGA